A stretch of DNA from Streptomyces venezuelae:
GCCGGTGGCCTGGCATGTTCTGGAAGAGGTGCCGGCGGGCTGGGAGGAGATACCGGGGCTGCTGCGCGGACTGGTGACCCCCGGGCAACGCCAGAAGGCATGGCTGCGGTTGGAGGACAAGCTCGGCTGGAGGACGGACGCTCCGCTCTTCGCCCACACGGTCACGCACCTGTTGGACCTGCTCCCCCGGCTCGACGAGCGCCGGCTGGTGCAGGTGCTCGACTTCCTGGCCCGGCGCGGCCACAGCGCCTGCCGCAGCTCCGTCGGCGTACACCGCAGGGCGTACGAGCTGTTCACGAACGCCTGGCCGCATGTGCTGCCCCTGGCCGGGCACCGGGCGGCGGGCGTGCGGACCGGCGCGGCCTGGGTCCTGCGCGCGATCCGCTGCGCGGACCCGGCCGCGCTGGACGCGCTGCGGGGGCGTGCCGCCGTGGAGGACGATCCGACGGCGCTGATGTCCCAACTGCTGGCGATGGGAGAGCTGTCGGAGGACCGGGAGTGGTTGCTGCCCTGGCTGGACCACGGGCATCCGCTGGTCGCGCTGGCCGCCGCACGGGGCGTGCTGGCATCGGGCGGCACGGCCGGCGCGGGCGGCACGGACACGGCGGACGGCACGGACACGGTGGACGGTGCCGTGGGCCGTGCGGTGGCCCGGGGGCTGGCGGCTGCCGGGAAGCAGCGGCTCCCGGACGTACCGTGGTGGCCCCTCGGCTTCGAGCCGGCCGAACGCTTCGCGAAGCTGTCGGCCCCGCACCCGTACGCGTCCGCGGCGCTGGTCGAAGCTGTGGCCGGCCACCGGGACGCGGGCCTCCGGCGCGCGGCCGTACTCGCTGCCGGCGCGCGGCTGCGGTACTGGCGCGGCCCCGCTCCGGAACTCTGGGAGACCGTGGCAGCCGGACTCGACGACGAGCCCGAGGTGGCGTCCGCGTCGGTCGGGGTCCTGGCCGGGGGCGGTGCGGCGGCAGCCCCGTACGCGGACCGGCTGGTCCGTCACGTCGAGCGGACCGGGGGCGCCGCCGGCGGGCGGGATGCCGATACGGCGTTGCGTGCCTTGGTCGGCGTGGCCGACGACAGGGCGGCGGGCTGGTACGCCGCCCGCCTCGGCAGTCACTGGCTCGACGTCGCCCCGGTGCCCGTGTCCTGGGCGCCTCTGCTGTTGCCGGTCTTCCGCCGGCGGCTCGCCGACGACGGCGGGCAGCCCCAGGCGGTGCCACGGATCCTGCGTACCCTCGCCGAGTGGGGCCCGGCGGCTTCGCCGGCGGTGCCCGAGCTGGTCGGGTTGCTGGACACGCCGTTCGCCCGTGCGGCGGCCGAAGCCCTGGGCGCGATCGGCCCGGCTGCCGCGACCGGCTCGGCTGCCGCGACCGGGCGGGCGGCCGGCCGGCTCGCCGCACTCGCCACTGCCGATCCCGGGCCGGGCCGGCACCCCTGGCACGGGGGTGCGCAGACTGCCGCCTGGGCGTACTGGCGCATCACGGGTGACCCGGAACCGGCCCTGCAGGTGTGTGGCGCGGCGGCCCGGGCGGGCCTCGGGCAACCGGTGCTGCGCTACCTGGCCGACCTGGGCCCGCAGGCCGCCGCGTACGCCGATGCGGTACGGCCGCTGCTGACCTGCCCCGGGCAGTGGAGCCGGGTCGGCGCCGCCGATGCCTGGTGGCGGATCACCGGCGATGCGGGGCCGGCCGTGGAGGCCCTGCTACCGGAGCTGGCGCCGTTGGCCGGGCACTCGGCGCCCCCGCTGGTCCTGCGGACCGTACGGATTCTGGGCGCGATCGGCGGTCCGGCGGTGGCGGCCGTGCCCGTCCTGCACGAGGTCGCGTCCTCGCCCCGCCGCTACGGCGGAATCCCGGCGGACGAGGAACTGCTCCGGGCCGTGCGGGAGGCGCTGACGGCCATCGAGCAGGGCTTCCCGAGCGGGCGTTGATCACCTGGCCGGGTGCATCAACGGCTGGTGAACGCGCAGACGAATGCCGACCGGGCCCGTACCGGCGACGCACCGGCTGGGAATGCCCGTCGCCCGGCACGTGCCGGGCGCCATGGGCTCATGGCCCGCACCGCGTCGATCACTTCATGACGGCCGACTCCAGGGCCGCTACGGCCTCGGCCAGCCCCAGCGGGCGCGGCATGCCGGCCATCGCCTGGCCGGCCCAGCCGGGTCCGAGGGTCAGGACGACCGGTTTGCGGCGGGCACCGCGCACACCCCGCTCCATCGCGGCTACATGCCGGGCCAGCGGCGGGCTCGCGGTGGTGCGTGATTGCGCCCACAGCCCCACCGCGGCCGGGCCCGTTCTGCGTACGGCCGCGATGAGCGACTCGACCGGAAGGGCACCGCCGAGCATGCGTACTGGCATGCCTCGCTCTGTCAGGGCCGAGGCCAAGGCTTCCAGCGGCAGTGTGTGACTCTCGCCAGGAAGGCAGGCGAGGACGGTGCCGGCGCCGGGACGGTCGGCCACCGCAGGCGGCGTACTGCGCCGCAGGGCACCGGAGACGTGCCAGGAGAGGAAGTGCTCGACTTCGACGTACCTCTCTCCCGAGGTCTGCCACTTGCGGCCGACCGCCTGGAGCGTCGGCATCATCACTTCGGTCCAGGCGGTGACCAGTCCGTGCTCGGCGATCGCGGCATCGAGCAGTTCGTCCACTGCGGCGGCGTCCAGGCGCAGAGCGGCGCGGGAGAGCCCCTTGCACTCATGGCGCACGTCACCGAGGCGCAGGCCACTGCCCGCCCTACCGCGGGCGGGCAGTGGCCTGCGAGGCACCTGGCCGGCCTGCGGGACCGGAGCCGCCTCCGGCGGCGCGTCGTGGAGCGCCACCCGTGCCGCCTCGGAGGGTGACAGGCCGGTTGCGGTCAGGACACACATCCGCTCCAGCCGTGCCACGTCCTCGGCGGCCCACCGACGGTGACGGCCACCGATGTGGTCGGCGGGACCGAGGCCGTAGCGGCGGTCCCAGGTGCGGACCGTGGTGGGCGCTACCCCCAGGTGCCTGGCCACCTCGCCGGTGGTCAGCCCACCACTCAACGGCACACCCCCGCCGCCGCCCCCGCCCTCGGCGCCGTCTCGTTCCCTCATCCCCATGAGCCCACTGTACGACGCACAAACGACGCATGTTGTCTGCGTCGTTAGTGCGTCCAACACTGAACACGAGCCCGTGGTCGCCGCGCGCAGCACGACCGGCGGGGTTTCGGCGGACGGCCTTCCGTTGCCGCACGACGCCGTCAGGAGGACTCAGGCAATGATCACCAGCGCGCTGTCCACCCTCGCCCCGTCGGAGGTAGTCCGGTACGAGGAGGAACTGGCCCGCGGCCTCGTCGCTGCTGATGAGGCGGCGTTCGCCGCCATCTACCGGCGCTGGGGTTCGCTCGTTCACAGCATGGCGGCTCGGTCACTGGGTGACGCCCACGAAGCGGATGACGTGACCCAGCAGGTCTTCCTGGGCGCCTGGCGCGGTAGGGCCGGATTCCGCCCCGACCGGGGTTCTCTCGGAGCCTGGCTGGTCGGCATCACGCGGCGCAGGATCGTAGACGCGCTGGATGCCAGGACGAGGCGTCTGGCACTCATCGAATCGGCCGCCCGCTACGCCGACCATGCCGGGAACGATGATGCAGCACCGGACCGCGTCCTGGACCGGATACTTCTCGTCGAGGCCTTGTCACGACTGCCGTGCCAGCAACGGGAGGTTCTCCACATGGCCTTCTACGACGACCTCACACAGGCACAGATCGCGGAACGGACCGGCATGCCCCTGGGGACCGTGAAGAGCCACGTCCGCCGCGGCCTGTGCCGGCTGCGCCTGGTGGTCGGACAGCCTCGCGGCAACGGCACGGGCGCGTCTCCCCCGCGCAGCACCGCCGCATCCGCCGTTGCCCTCACACCGGAAAGAAGACCGAGACCCAGGAACTCACCCGGACTCCGCACGGAGGGATGATTCCCATGACCTCACGGATTCACCTCACCATGGCTGCCTCGGCAGGCGCCTGTGTACTGGCCTTCGGGACGGCAACCCCGGCCATACCCGCCCAGCAGGAAGAGGCCAGGGTGTCCGTCTTCCACGGCATCCCCGGGCTGACCGTGGACGTGTACGCCAATGGTCAGGAACTGCTCAGCGACTTCAAGCCCGGCACGGTGACCGACCCCAAATCCCTCGACGCCGGGAGCTACGACATCGAGATCTTCGCAGCGGGCAGGGGACCCGACGGCGCTCCGGCCCTGGAGAAGAAGGTCGAGGTGCCCAAAGGCGCCAACGCCACCTTGGCCGCTCACCTCTCCCCCGACGGCAAGCCCCGGCTGACGGCGTTCGTCAACGACGTGTCCAAGGTCGACACCGGCAAGGCGCGCCTGACCGTCCGCCATGTCGCGGCGGCACCCGCCGTCGACGTCCGGGCCGCCGGGCAGCCGGTCTTCACCGACCTGACCAACCCCAAGGAGCAGACCGCCGAAGTCGACGCGGGCACAGTCAACGCCGACGTGGTGCTCGTCGGCACGGATACCGTCGTCATCGGACCGGCCGGCCTGAAACTCAAGGACGGCACCAGCAACGTGGTCTACGCCTGGGGCAACGCGCAGGCCAAGAACCTGGACCTCAAGGCCCAGACGTTCGGCGGCACGCAATAGCCGTCACCTTTCGGGCAGGAAAACGTGAGGTCTGATCGTCTATGGCCGACAGCACAAGAACTCAACCCGTCACGGTGGACTGCGTGATCGTCGGCGCAGGGCCCGCCGGTACGGTCCTTGCGTACCTGCTTGCACGCGGTGGGGCGAGCGTGCTGCTTCTGGAGTCGCGAGGCGACTTCGATCGCCGCTTCCGCGGGGACACTCTGGCTCCGAGAGTCCTGGACTACCTGGACTCGCTCGGTTTGGCCGAACGAATGCTCGACGAGATTCCACACGCCCGGGCTCACCAGGTGCGCTGGACCAGCGGGGGCAGGACCTGGGGTGTGAGTGACTACCGGCTCGCGAGCAAGAGGCACCCCTACTACGCCCTGATCCCACAGGCGCTGTTCCTCGCCCACTTGGTCGCAGCCGCCGAGCAGTACTCAGGATTCCGCATCGAGATGAACTCCCGGGCAAGCCGCCTGCTCAAGCGTGCCGATGGACGGGTGGTGGGCGTGGAGTACACGCGGAGCGGAGTGCGCCACCCGGTGCACGCCGGACTCGTCGTGGCAACCGACGGCCGCAACTCCAAGCTGCGCCAGTTGTCCGGCATACAGTCACGCGAACTCGGCGCGCACCTCGACATCCTCTGGTTCACGCTGCCCAGACGGCCCGAAACGGACCCGGCACTCTCCGGCCTCGACCTCTTCTCCGGCCGAGGCACGTTCATGGCACTGCTGAACCAGGTCACGACCTGGCAGTTGGGCTATACGATTCCCGCCGGCTCCATGGAAGGTTTCCGGGAGAAGGGCGTCACTCCCCTTCACGACGCGGTGCGCGAGACGATGCCTTGGCTCTCCGATCGGATCACCGAGCTGACCGACGTCAACCAGCTCACCCTGTTGTCGGTGCGCATTACCGAGCTGGATCGCTGGTGGCGGCCCGGGCTTCTCCTTCTGGGAGACGCCGCACACGTCATCTCTCCCGTGGGGGGAAACGGAATCAACTTCGCCATCGCCGATGCTGCGGAGGCAGGAAACCGACTTCTTCCCGTTGTTCGCGGCGGCGCGAACTCCGACGAATTCGACAGCGCCTGCGTCCGTATCGAGGCAGCGCGCCGGCCGTCGGTTACCCGGGAACAGCGCTCTCAGATTCGTATCGAGCGCAGCAGCGTCGCCAGGCTGCGAGCCGGCGCGCCGGGTCCGGCGCTGCCGCTCCGCGTGATCGCCACGGTCCCGGGACTGCCGGCTCTCTCCGGGTGGCGGGCGGCACGCGCGATCCGCATCCCCGCACCCAGCCGCGAGATCCTCGGAACAGTCTTGGAGATCACCTGAACGCGGCCGGCCCGGTCCTGCCGAGGGCAGACCCGGGTGAGCGGGGGTCCCTGGGCCGTTTTGGGCGCGCGGTGCCGCCGGGCTGACTCACGCCGGTGCAGCCGCGTCCTGGAGACGCGCAGGCCCAGCCGTAGCGGGTTGGCGGCCCGACGGTGCATGCCGGCGGGGCGTACCCCGTGGGATTCAGCGGCGGCCTCGGACACGCGCTCCGCGCCGGAGGTCCTCGCTGACCTGCCCTGGGGATGGCACCGTGTCGTCCCTGATCGACCGCATCCGGACTCGCCCGCCGAATCGAAGTGACACGCGGGCGGGTCAGGGTCGTGGGCTTACCTGAGCTGGAGCGGAACGTGGACATCTACAGCGTGCGTGTCCGGGTGGCCGCTGCCAACGGCTCCCTCGGCGGCGCGATCAGCGCCGATCCCGGCGTGGCGGGCCTGGCTCCGCCGCCGCCTCGGGTCCGCGACGGGTGTCGCGCGGCGGATTCCGGGTTCGTGCGCATCGCCCCGGGC
This window harbors:
- a CDS encoding FAD-dependent monooxygenase, translating into MADSTRTQPVTVDCVIVGAGPAGTVLAYLLARGGASVLLLESRGDFDRRFRGDTLAPRVLDYLDSLGLAERMLDEIPHARAHQVRWTSGGRTWGVSDYRLASKRHPYYALIPQALFLAHLVAAAEQYSGFRIEMNSRASRLLKRADGRVVGVEYTRSGVRHPVHAGLVVATDGRNSKLRQLSGIQSRELGAHLDILWFTLPRRPETDPALSGLDLFSGRGTFMALLNQVTTWQLGYTIPAGSMEGFREKGVTPLHDAVRETMPWLSDRITELTDVNQLTLLSVRITELDRWWRPGLLLLGDAAHVISPVGGNGINFAIADAAEAGNRLLPVVRGGANSDEFDSACVRIEAARRPSVTREQRSQIRIERSSVARLRAGAPGPALPLRVIATVPGLPALSGWRAARAIRIPAPSREILGTVLEIT
- a CDS encoding MerR family transcriptional regulator translates to MGMRERDGAEGGGGGGGVPLSGGLTTGEVARHLGVAPTTVRTWDRRYGLGPADHIGGRHRRWAAEDVARLERMCVLTATGLSPSEAARVALHDAPPEAAPVPQAGQVPRRPLPARGRAGSGLRLGDVRHECKGLSRAALRLDAAAVDELLDAAIAEHGLVTAWTEVMMPTLQAVGRKWQTSGERYVEVEHFLSWHVSGALRRSTPPAVADRPGAGTVLACLPGESHTLPLEALASALTERGMPVRMLGGALPVESLIAAVRRTGPAAVGLWAQSRTTASPPLARHVAAMERGVRGARRKPVVLTLGPGWAGQAMAGMPRPLGLAEAVAALESAVMK
- a CDS encoding sigma-70 family RNA polymerase sigma factor, whose translation is MITSALSTLAPSEVVRYEEELARGLVAADEAAFAAIYRRWGSLVHSMAARSLGDAHEADDVTQQVFLGAWRGRAGFRPDRGSLGAWLVGITRRRIVDALDARTRRLALIESAARYADHAGNDDAAPDRVLDRILLVEALSRLPCQQREVLHMAFYDDLTQAQIAERTGMPLGTVKSHVRRGLCRLRLVVGQPRGNGTGASPPRSTAASAVALTPERRPRPRNSPGLRTEG
- a CDS encoding DUF4397 domain-containing protein, with the translated sequence MTSRIHLTMAASAGACVLAFGTATPAIPAQQEEARVSVFHGIPGLTVDVYANGQELLSDFKPGTVTDPKSLDAGSYDIEIFAAGRGPDGAPALEKKVEVPKGANATLAAHLSPDGKPRLTAFVNDVSKVDTGKARLTVRHVAAAPAVDVRAAGQPVFTDLTNPKEQTAEVDAGTVNADVVLVGTDTVVIGPAGLKLKDGTSNVVYAWGNAQAKNLDLKAQTFGGTQ